In Rariglobus hedericola, the following proteins share a genomic window:
- a CDS encoding DUF3857 domain-containing protein, with translation MPVFAAPRAVIVVGLAAGETQAERLQTHAKTLREGFIARGFTPSAVTVLGTSGERLRRDAVLAALKPDAPSAADNETWIVLLGTSVARGGELSFQVSGPRLTAADLTTTVKALSGRTFVVIATPASGGFLPPLLALPNVEAVAATADSGEINETRFADAWAESLVATPKASFAELADSAAKRVETYYTSSSLAQGEHARLIDRTAGRIIEAPFSKAAAPAPTPASRPAGPTPGFSVADINIPKPEDDTEITRKPATDETRALLAEARDAAKNSAYAALYLRMDNEFEVYRDFAVRESHRHRVFLRTGESLDEFGTLNLPSSPPFYTTRLEGVRIIKPDGSQVLVNPRSYDERRIADNKEADNARTENRPTGPLAPPVLPLPEVTAGCIVEAAWTIERHGPRDTPEFSEQWFLAERYPIRLLNLRVATPNGTPWTVVAPNLPSYIQVNGTHAWTLTDLPAFDPRAGDPPSSRIAPWVGVSSLASWESFASWYQRIATGSDTTGPGIALLADEIAQAHPDRAGRLRAAYERVSALRYVAIELGVGAFRPRTPEQVWKQRYGDCKDKANLLVAVLEKLGIPAEFCLVNRFSHTFTDWPSWQFNHALARVPAAPSDGQPHDLWLDTTDRLVPFGIVAPGDLGRHALAFSRDFSKATFYEITAAQEPSSVWKELWTPGADNRATLLLGADGAADVDLRHLFLDLSPDQRARRLQSLYPTNGFTVTRIELGDPYDLAAPFVVKAEVNLLRGKLPPPLSVPGLAAFFATETISRPISWDEGRATRFVHANGTLDLPAGPISPEAYPALRARWLDFSR, from the coding sequence ATGCCTGTATTCGCCGCGCCCCGCGCCGTGATCGTCGTCGGTCTCGCCGCCGGCGAAACCCAGGCCGAGCGCCTCCAAACCCACGCGAAAACCCTGCGCGAGGGGTTTATTGCCCGCGGTTTCACGCCCTCTGCGGTCACCGTGCTCGGCACCTCCGGCGAACGGCTCCGGCGCGACGCCGTGCTCGCCGCGCTCAAACCCGACGCCCCATCCGCAGCCGACAACGAAACGTGGATCGTGCTCCTTGGCACTTCCGTCGCCCGTGGAGGTGAACTCAGCTTCCAAGTTTCCGGCCCGCGCCTCACAGCCGCCGATCTCACCACCACCGTCAAAGCCCTGTCCGGACGCACTTTTGTCGTCATCGCGACTCCCGCCAGCGGAGGTTTCCTGCCTCCATTGCTCGCGTTGCCCAACGTCGAAGCCGTCGCCGCCACCGCCGACAGCGGCGAGATCAACGAAACGCGTTTCGCCGACGCCTGGGCCGAATCCCTCGTGGCCACGCCCAAAGCCTCGTTCGCCGAGCTCGCCGACTCTGCCGCCAAACGCGTCGAAACTTACTACACATCGTCCTCGCTCGCCCAAGGCGAACACGCCCGACTCATCGACCGCACCGCCGGTCGTATCATCGAGGCGCCGTTCTCCAAGGCCGCCGCGCCCGCCCCCACTCCGGCCAGCCGTCCCGCCGGCCCCACGCCCGGTTTCTCCGTCGCCGACATCAACATCCCCAAGCCCGAGGACGACACCGAGATCACCCGCAAGCCCGCCACCGACGAAACCCGCGCCCTTCTCGCCGAGGCCCGCGACGCCGCCAAAAATTCCGCCTACGCCGCGCTCTATCTGCGCATGGACAACGAATTCGAGGTCTATCGTGACTTCGCCGTCCGCGAAAGCCATCGCCACCGCGTATTCCTCCGCACCGGCGAATCGCTCGACGAATTCGGCACATTGAACCTGCCTTCGAGTCCACCGTTCTACACCACCCGCCTGGAGGGCGTGCGCATCATCAAACCCGATGGGTCGCAGGTCCTCGTCAACCCGCGCTCCTACGACGAACGGCGCATCGCGGATAACAAGGAAGCCGACAACGCGCGCACCGAAAACCGTCCGACCGGCCCCTTGGCCCCGCCCGTCCTGCCGCTGCCCGAGGTTACCGCCGGCTGCATCGTCGAAGCAGCCTGGACAATCGAGCGTCACGGCCCGCGCGACACTCCGGAATTTTCAGAACAATGGTTCCTGGCGGAGCGTTACCCGATCCGCCTGCTCAATCTTCGCGTAGCCACCCCCAATGGCACACCGTGGACCGTCGTCGCCCCCAATCTGCCCAGCTACATCCAAGTCAACGGCACGCATGCCTGGACACTAACCGACCTCCCCGCCTTCGATCCCCGCGCCGGCGATCCGCCCTCCAGCCGCATCGCTCCGTGGGTCGGTGTGAGTTCACTCGCTTCGTGGGAATCTTTCGCCTCCTGGTATCAACGCATCGCCACCGGCAGCGACACCACCGGCCCCGGCATCGCGTTGCTCGCCGACGAAATCGCCCAAGCCCACCCCGACCGCGCCGGCCGTCTCCGCGCCGCCTACGAACGTGTATCCGCTCTCCGTTACGTCGCGATCGAACTCGGCGTAGGCGCCTTCCGCCCGCGCACGCCCGAACAGGTCTGGAAACAGCGCTACGGCGACTGCAAAGACAAAGCCAACCTCCTCGTCGCCGTCCTCGAAAAACTCGGCATCCCCGCCGAATTCTGCCTCGTCAATCGCTTCAGCCACACGTTCACCGACTGGCCGTCCTGGCAGTTCAACCACGCCCTCGCCCGCGTCCCCGCCGCACCGTCCGACGGACAACCCCACGATCTCTGGCTCGACACCACCGACCGCCTCGTGCCCTTCGGTATAGTCGCTCCGGGCGACCTCGGCCGCCACGCCCTCGCCTTCTCCCGCGACTTTTCCAAAGCCACCTTCTACGAAATCACCGCCGCGCAGGAGCCGTCGTCCGTCTGGAAAGAACTTTGGACTCCCGGCGCCGACAACCGCGCCACGCTCCTACTTGGAGCCGACGGTGCCGCCGACGTCGATCTGCGCCACCTCTTCCTTGATCTTTCGCCCGACCAACGCGCCCGCCGCCTGCAATCCCTGTATCCAACCAACGGATTCACTGTCACCCGCATCGAACTCGGCGATCCCTACGACCTCGCCGCGCCGTTTGTGGTGAAAGCCGAGGTCAACCTCCTGCGCGGCAAACTCCCGCCCCCTCTTTCCGTGCCGGGCCTCGCCGCTTTCTTCGCCACCGAAACCATTTCTCGTCCGATCTCGTGGGACGAGGGCCGAGCCACGCGGTTCGTCCACGCCAACGGCACGCTCGACCTGCCCGCCGGCCCGATCAGCCCCGAGGCCTATCCGGCATTGCGCGCCCGCTGGCTCGATTTTTCCCGCTAA
- a CDS encoding peroxiredoxin, producing MKRLLALTAFLTMSLFASAESLKVGDPAPQVTATTETGAELAFSEAYSKTPYTLVFFYPKAFTGGCTAQSCALRDGYEALAKQGVSIIGVSTDSVETQKKFKDEYRLPYTLIADTDKKVLKAFGQTALLFASRQAYLIKDNKIVYADLKGSTKQQAEDILKFLAAK from the coding sequence ATGAAACGCCTCCTCGCCCTCACCGCCTTCCTCACCATGTCGCTCTTCGCCTCCGCCGAATCCCTCAAGGTCGGCGACCCCGCCCCGCAAGTCACCGCCACGACCGAGACGGGCGCCGAGCTCGCCTTCTCCGAAGCGTATTCAAAGACTCCTTACACGCTCGTTTTCTTTTACCCGAAAGCCTTCACCGGCGGCTGCACCGCCCAAAGCTGCGCGTTGCGCGACGGCTACGAGGCCCTCGCCAAGCAAGGCGTCTCGATCATCGGCGTGAGCACCGACAGCGTCGAAACCCAGAAAAAGTTCAAAGACGAATACCGCCTGCCCTACACCTTGATCGCCGACACCGACAAAAAGGTGCTCAAGGCTTTCGGACAAACCGCCCTCCTGTTCGCCAGCCGCCAGGCCTACCTCATCAAGGACAACAAAATCGTCTACGCCGACCTCAAGGGCTCCACCAAGCAGCAGGCCGAAGACATCCTGAAATTTCTCGCCGCGAAGTAA
- a CDS encoding sensor histidine kinase has product MAKADRASRDQAVESLYAKETAALRLAENALTRQQLSDVVYEPFREVIKNYRRLLRQTMKVTAVSDSTQLQLRRTSRELTEALAKVETLNTELRSLQQEKDEIFAMAIHDLKSPLSGICGLAQIISDPTLSTPDEHREMGADIHQLGGDMLTMVADLVDLYRFESGPLVFPASEHTLTGFRDQIAGTLSGSARRKRMSLVFKIEPSDGIVTVNPEAFVRIANNLVSNALKYASQGSVVTVSLQARSGELHFSVTDQGPGISAVDQKKLFRKFARLSARPTGGETASGLGLAIVKRLTDLLKGRVWCESELGHGTTFHVVLPCA; this is encoded by the coding sequence ATGGCCAAAGCCGATCGAGCCTCCCGCGACCAAGCCGTCGAAAGCCTCTATGCGAAGGAAACCGCCGCCCTTCGCCTGGCCGAAAATGCGCTCACCCGCCAGCAACTGAGCGACGTCGTCTACGAGCCGTTTCGCGAGGTCATCAAAAACTACCGCCGCCTTCTCCGGCAGACCATGAAGGTCACCGCCGTGAGCGACTCCACGCAGCTCCAGTTGCGCCGCACCAGTCGCGAGCTCACTGAAGCCCTCGCCAAGGTCGAGACCCTCAACACCGAGCTCCGCTCCCTTCAGCAGGAAAAAGACGAGATCTTCGCCATGGCCATCCATGACTTGAAGAGCCCGCTCTCCGGCATCTGCGGACTCGCCCAGATCATCTCCGACCCCACGCTGTCCACGCCCGACGAACACCGCGAGATGGGCGCCGACATCCATCAACTCGGCGGCGACATGCTCACCATGGTGGCCGACTTGGTTGACCTTTACCGCTTCGAATCCGGCCCCCTCGTATTCCCCGCCAGCGAACACACCCTGACCGGTTTCCGCGACCAGATCGCCGGCACGCTGAGTGGCTCCGCCCGCCGTAAACGCATGAGCCTCGTCTTCAAAATCGAGCCCTCCGACGGCATCGTCACCGTCAACCCCGAGGCCTTCGTGCGCATCGCCAACAACCTCGTCTCCAACGCGCTCAAATACGCGTCGCAGGGCAGCGTGGTCACCGTCTCCCTTCAGGCCCGCAGCGGCGAGCTCCACTTCTCCGTCACCGACCAGGGCCCCGGCATCAGCGCCGTCGACCAGAAAAAACTCTTCCGCAAATTCGCCCGCCTCTCCGCGCGCCCCACCGGCGGCGAAACCGCCTCTGGCCTCGGCCTCGCCATCGTCAAACGCCTCACCGACCTCCTGAAGGGCCGCGTCTGGTGCGAGAGCGAACTAGGCCACGGCACCACGTTCCACGTCGTCCTGCCGTGCGCCTGA
- a CDS encoding DUF1987 domain-containing protein, which yields MTALDLPPTDTTPHVRYDAASSTLRIEGESYPENVSDFYAPLFSWLREFLADKPAFKVVLAFSYLNTSSTKALLDLLLQLDDYHRSGGQIEVEWHYRPALEVMQEAGEEFGEDLSLPYRLVAI from the coding sequence ATGACCGCTCTCGACCTCCCTCCCACCGACACCACGCCTCACGTCCGCTACGATGCCGCGAGCTCCACGCTCCGCATCGAGGGCGAATCCTACCCGGAAAACGTGAGCGATTTTTACGCGCCCCTGTTCTCCTGGTTGCGCGAATTTCTCGCCGATAAACCGGCCTTCAAAGTGGTCCTCGCCTTCAGCTACTTGAACACCAGCTCCACCAAGGCACTCCTCGATCTCCTCCTCCAGCTCGACGACTACCACCGCTCCGGCGGCCAAATCGAGGTCGAGTGGCACTACCGCCCCGCTCTCGAAGTCATGCAGGAAGCCGGCGAGGAATTCGGCGAAGATCTTTCCCTCCCTTACCGCTTGGTCGCGATCTAA
- a CDS encoding SiaB family protein kinase — protein MTPELLHSHYLAMREQRLVLSFMGIVTQEIMVEYGKLIQAQEGLSENNRLILFGTFIELTQNILRYSAERSGPAESSRGIGIVLVSEQEDTFTVSSGNLVTIRAADALSAQLTHLATLDRDALKQLHKERRRSGPPEGSVGAGLGLIEVCRRAATPPAYTLLPQDNDTVFFSLSVPIAKGLSS, from the coding sequence ATGACACCCGAACTGCTTCACTCCCACTACCTCGCCATGCGCGAGCAACGTCTCGTGCTCTCCTTCATGGGAATCGTCACCCAGGAGATCATGGTCGAATACGGTAAACTCATCCAGGCCCAGGAAGGCCTCAGTGAAAACAACCGCCTCATCCTCTTCGGCACTTTCATCGAGCTCACGCAAAACATCCTGCGCTACTCCGCCGAGCGCAGCGGCCCCGCCGAATCCAGCCGCGGCATCGGCATCGTTCTCGTCAGCGAACAGGAGGACACGTTCACCGTTTCCTCGGGCAACCTCGTCACGATCCGCGCCGCCGACGCGCTCTCTGCCCAACTCACCCACCTCGCCACGCTTGATCGCGACGCCCTGAAACAACTTCACAAGGAACGACGTCGCTCCGGCCCGCCCGAGGGCAGCGTCGGCGCCGGCCTCGGCCTGATCGAGGTCTGCCGCCGCGCCGCCACACCTCCCGCCTACACGTTGCTCCCGCAGGACAACGACACCGTCTTCTTCTCCCTTTCCGTTCCGATCGCCAAAGGCCTCTCGTCATGA
- the amt gene encoding ammonium transporter — MPSSGVDMLWVIVASTLVMSMQTGFCMLEAGLVRSKNTINVAIKNLLDFCVAGLCFWAFGFALMFGASALGWVGTSDWLFSTWPTAHNTTFFLFQVMFCATSATIVSGAVAERMSFGGYLLMTALVSSTIYPLSGHWIWNHDGWLAKLGFVDFAGSTAVHSVGGWLSLAAVLIIGPRIGRFSTNTPLASSHSLGTATFGVLILFVAWLGFNGGSRLGLTADVPFILLNTVLAGCAGGLAGLFTAWKIKGLPDLPDTLNGTLGGLVAITAGCHAVSPASAVVIGIIGGMVCFYVTILLEKWKIDDVVGATAVHGASGVWGTLAVAFFGQPEKLGTGLGFWGQLGAQSLGVVAVGAWAFGGGWVFLKLINRIHPLRVSPEAERVGLNVAEHGASTEIIDLLSEMGRHRSKGEFTQSLQFDAFTEVGQIAAEYNQVIAKVVEEMELREGIATRLRAERETAEESNRKIVSSIEYARRIQQAILPRPEILTEIVGEHALVYRPRDLVSGDFYWCLREGDHTFAAVVDCTGHGVPGAFMSLVGHAILQQIVAEKGIIEPAEILATMHQQVRDALRQDTAGSNNQDGMDMCLVRIDADKIIFAGAHRPLWWALPDGTFGEIKGNRISLGGGQHEKRRATFDQHTLPRSPGLTLYLASDGYVDQPNHLRVPFDTRPLRELLKRIAPEPMSAQADALNAALDAHRGGAAQRDDITLLALRLP; from the coding sequence ATGCCTTCCTCCGGTGTAGATATGTTATGGGTGATCGTCGCGTCCACCCTCGTGATGTCGATGCAGACGGGCTTTTGCATGCTGGAAGCCGGTCTGGTGCGTTCGAAAAACACGATCAATGTCGCGATCAAGAACCTGCTCGATTTTTGCGTGGCCGGCCTGTGTTTCTGGGCTTTCGGCTTCGCCCTCATGTTTGGCGCCAGCGCCCTCGGCTGGGTGGGCACCAGCGACTGGCTCTTTTCAACCTGGCCCACGGCTCACAACACGACGTTTTTCCTGTTTCAGGTGATGTTCTGCGCCACGTCGGCGACGATTGTCTCCGGCGCGGTGGCCGAACGCATGAGCTTCGGCGGATACCTGCTCATGACCGCCTTGGTCTCCAGCACCATTTATCCGTTGAGCGGCCACTGGATTTGGAACCACGACGGCTGGCTCGCGAAGCTCGGCTTCGTTGATTTCGCCGGCTCGACCGCTGTGCACAGCGTCGGCGGCTGGCTCTCGCTCGCCGCGGTGTTGATCATCGGTCCGCGCATCGGGCGTTTCTCCACCAACACTCCTCTCGCCAGTTCGCACAGTCTCGGCACCGCCACGTTCGGCGTGCTCATCCTGTTCGTCGCATGGCTCGGTTTCAACGGCGGCAGCCGCCTCGGTCTCACTGCGGACGTGCCGTTCATCCTTTTAAACACCGTGCTCGCCGGTTGCGCCGGCGGGTTGGCTGGCCTCTTCACCGCGTGGAAAATCAAGGGCCTGCCTGACCTGCCCGACACGCTCAACGGCACGCTCGGCGGCCTCGTGGCAATCACGGCCGGTTGTCATGCGGTCAGTCCCGCCTCGGCCGTCGTGATCGGTATCATCGGCGGAATGGTCTGCTTCTACGTCACCATTCTCCTCGAAAAGTGGAAGATCGACGACGTGGTCGGCGCCACTGCCGTGCATGGTGCGTCGGGCGTGTGGGGCACGCTCGCCGTGGCCTTCTTCGGCCAGCCCGAAAAACTCGGCACCGGCCTCGGCTTCTGGGGCCAGCTCGGCGCCCAGTCACTCGGCGTGGTCGCCGTGGGCGCGTGGGCCTTCGGCGGTGGCTGGGTTTTCCTGAAGCTCATCAACCGCATCCATCCGCTCCGCGTCAGCCCCGAGGCCGAGCGCGTGGGCCTCAACGTCGCCGAGCACGGCGCGAGCACCGAGATCATCGACCTCCTCAGCGAGATGGGCCGGCACCGTTCAAAGGGCGAATTCACCCAAAGCCTCCAGTTCGATGCGTTCACCGAGGTCGGCCAGATCGCCGCCGAATACAACCAGGTCATCGCCAAGGTCGTCGAAGAAATGGAACTGCGCGAGGGCATCGCCACGCGCCTGCGTGCCGAGCGCGAGACCGCCGAGGAATCCAACCGCAAGATCGTATCCTCCATCGAATACGCGCGCCGCATCCAGCAGGCCATTCTCCCGCGTCCTGAAATCCTCACCGAAATCGTCGGCGAACACGCGCTCGTTTATCGTCCGCGCGATCTCGTCTCGGGCGATTTCTACTGGTGCCTGCGCGAGGGCGACCACACGTTCGCCGCGGTCGTCGATTGCACCGGCCACGGCGTCCCGGGCGCGTTCATGTCACTCGTCGGCCACGCGATCCTCCAGCAGATCGTCGCCGAGAAGGGCATCATCGAGCCCGCCGAGATTCTGGCGACCATGCATCAACAGGTGCGCGACGCGCTCCGCCAAGACACGGCCGGAAGCAACAACCAGGACGGCATGGACATGTGTCTCGTTCGCATCGATGCGGATAAAATCATCTTCGCTGGTGCGCATCGTCCGCTGTGGTGGGCGTTGCCCGACGGCACGTTTGGCGAGATCAAGGGCAACCGCATCTCCCTCGGCGGCGGCCAGCACGAAAAACGTCGCGCCACGTTCGACCAGCACACTCTCCCGCGTTCGCCCGGACTCACCCTTTACCTCGCCAGCGATGGCTATGTCGACCAACCCAACCACCTGCGCGTGCCCTTCGACACCCGCCCGTTGCGCGAGTTGTTGAAACGCATCGCGCCCGAGCCGATGTCCGCCCAGGCTGACGCCCTCAACGCCGCTCTCGACGCTCATCGCGGAGGAGCCGCTCAACGCGACGACATCACCTTGCTCGCCCTTCGCCTGCCCTAA
- a CDS encoding mucoidy inhibitor MuiA family protein codes for MKIPLLPLVLAALAAQAFAAPIPADSTITAATVYADRAVVTRLARIDLPAGQSEVTFAGLPVNLLDNSLQVTGRGVPATILDVGARITYIETTADPRVKTLEAELTALQRQDRALQDKLAVLDQQRALLFKIEAAVAQPAPKDATAPRPAFDDWQKLLTFSSENAARLATDRQSLDQQREDLALKTTATQAQLNELRGQRPGRRATKTVTVRVAAPQTGALDVTLAYALTGASWSPSYDARLRTEERAIELTYFGVVRNGTGEDWQKIALTLSTARPNLGGGAPELYPWIVDISRPAAARASASMPRGDMFAEKSNRDQNNAQAFNFVGLEGALGGLPAEQESSVSLAVLDTSATSASFKIPTAASIPSDNSAQKVGIATTKLDANLQYQATPKQLETAFLGAYTTNSTDFPLLAGPVSTFLDNTFVATSRLKTVMPGEKFSLDLGADEGVAIKRKLVNRFSEDTGFTSKTKRVTYEFLITVTNNKRTTERIVFKDVLPTSRDEKIIVKLLAPSEKETGTKDKPGREVTREEDGKLVWRLDLKAGEKREISLKFSVEHPADLTVSGLE; via the coding sequence ATGAAAATTCCGCTCCTTCCGCTCGTCCTCGCCGCGTTGGCCGCCCAAGCCTTCGCCGCTCCGATTCCCGCCGATTCCACGATCACCGCCGCCACCGTTTACGCCGACCGCGCCGTCGTCACCCGTCTCGCCCGCATCGATCTGCCTGCCGGCCAGAGCGAGGTCACGTTCGCCGGCCTGCCCGTCAACCTCCTCGACAACTCCCTCCAGGTCACCGGCCGCGGCGTGCCCGCCACCATCCTCGATGTCGGCGCCCGCATCACCTACATCGAGACCACCGCCGACCCGCGCGTGAAAACCCTCGAAGCCGAGCTCACCGCCCTCCAGCGCCAGGACCGCGCCCTTCAGGATAAACTCGCCGTGCTCGACCAGCAGCGCGCCTTGCTTTTCAAGATCGAAGCGGCCGTCGCCCAACCCGCACCCAAGGACGCCACCGCTCCCCGCCCCGCCTTTGACGACTGGCAAAAACTCCTGACGTTCTCCTCCGAAAACGCCGCCCGCCTCGCCACCGACCGTCAGTCGCTGGACCAGCAGCGCGAAGACCTCGCCCTCAAGACCACCGCCACCCAGGCCCAGCTCAACGAGCTCCGCGGACAACGTCCCGGCCGTCGCGCCACCAAGACCGTGACCGTCCGCGTCGCCGCCCCGCAAACCGGCGCTCTCGATGTGACGCTCGCCTACGCGCTGACCGGCGCGTCGTGGTCGCCGTCCTACGACGCCCGCCTGCGCACCGAGGAACGCGCCATCGAGCTCACCTACTTCGGCGTTGTCCGGAACGGCACCGGCGAAGACTGGCAAAAGATCGCCCTCACTCTCTCCACCGCCCGCCCCAACCTTGGCGGCGGCGCCCCGGAGCTGTATCCATGGATTGTGGACATTTCCCGCCCCGCCGCAGCGCGCGCGTCCGCCTCGATGCCCAGGGGCGATATGTTTGCGGAAAAATCCAATCGTGATCAGAACAATGCCCAAGCCTTCAATTTCGTTGGCTTGGAAGGCGCCTTGGGTGGCCTCCCCGCCGAACAAGAATCCAGCGTCTCCCTCGCCGTTCTCGACACCTCGGCCACCAGCGCCTCGTTCAAGATCCCGACCGCCGCCTCCATCCCGAGCGACAACTCCGCGCAAAAAGTCGGCATCGCCACCACCAAGCTGGACGCGAACCTCCAGTATCAGGCCACGCCCAAGCAGCTCGAAACCGCCTTCCTCGGTGCCTACACGACCAACAGCACCGATTTCCCGCTGCTCGCCGGTCCGGTCAGCACGTTCCTCGACAACACGTTCGTCGCCACCAGCCGCCTGAAAACCGTCATGCCTGGCGAGAAATTCTCCCTCGATCTCGGCGCCGACGAGGGCGTCGCCATCAAGCGCAAGCTCGTCAACCGCTTCAGCGAGGACACCGGCTTCACCAGCAAGACGAAGCGCGTCACCTACGAATTCCTGATCACCGTGACCAACAACAAGCGCACCACGGAGCGCATCGTCTTCAAAGACGTGCTGCCCACCTCGCGTGACGAAAAGATCATCGTGAAGCTCCTCGCCCCGTCCGAAAAAGAAACCGGCACCAAGGACAAACCCGGCCGCGAAGTCACTCGCGAGGAAGACGGTAAACTTGTCTGGCGCCTCGACCTCAAAGCCGGCGAGAAACGTGAGATTTCCCTCAAGTTCTCCGTCGAACACCCCGCCGACCTGACCGTTTCCGGTCTCGAGTAA
- a CDS encoding sialate O-acetylesterase, which produces MRYPLTLLALLGLGVSLHADVVPAVLFTNNAVLQREKPIPVWGTADAGEKVSVTFGGKTVATTADTAGKWRVDLPAQPANSTPADLVIAGKNTITLANVVVGEVWIASGQSNMEWSINNTFDKALDVPASAKFPLIRHIKIKKTVAEAPASTVIIDRNTWEVASPETTGNFSAVGYYFAKDLYELLNVPVGIIGSNWGGTPVESWISAEAYKTVPVEAAKVNERWTKALAEYPERKAAFDANVAALKAEQAAAKAANQPFTKQIPSPWNAPQGPGHPNTPMGLNNGMIAPLVPYALRGAIWYQGESNAGRASEYRALFSAMITGWRSQFAQGDFPFYWVQLANYQSPIDTAWAFLREAQTQTLSLPATGQAVIVDIGDVRDIHPRNKKDVGRRLARLALVRDYGFKIVDSGPVFEKAERKDSSFVVSFTKSDSGLNAPLNDLGGFELAGEDKVFKPAQAKIEGATVVVTSAEVPAPVAVRYAWRNAPLAGLFNKEGLPAVPFRSDSW; this is translated from the coding sequence ATGCGTTATCCCCTAACCCTTCTGGCCCTCCTGGGCCTCGGCGTGTCCCTTCACGCTGATGTTGTTCCCGCCGTGTTGTTCACGAACAACGCGGTCCTCCAGCGCGAAAAGCCCATCCCCGTCTGGGGCACCGCCGACGCCGGCGAAAAGGTCTCCGTCACCTTCGGCGGAAAAACCGTCGCCACCACCGCCGACACCGCCGGCAAATGGCGCGTCGATCTCCCCGCCCAGCCCGCCAACTCCACGCCCGCCGACCTCGTCATCGCCGGCAAAAACACGATCACCCTCGCCAACGTCGTCGTCGGCGAAGTCTGGATCGCCTCCGGCCAGTCCAACATGGAGTGGTCCATCAACAACACGTTCGACAAGGCCCTCGATGTCCCCGCCTCCGCGAAATTCCCGCTGATCCGTCACATCAAAATCAAGAAGACCGTCGCCGAGGCGCCCGCCTCCACGGTGATCATTGATCGCAACACGTGGGAAGTCGCCAGCCCCGAAACCACCGGAAACTTTTCCGCCGTCGGCTACTACTTTGCCAAGGATCTCTACGAACTCCTCAACGTCCCCGTCGGCATCATCGGCAGCAACTGGGGCGGCACGCCCGTCGAATCCTGGATCAGCGCCGAAGCCTACAAAACCGTCCCCGTCGAAGCCGCCAAGGTGAACGAGCGCTGGACCAAGGCCCTCGCCGAATACCCCGAGAGAAAAGCCGCGTTCGATGCCAACGTCGCCGCCTTGAAAGCCGAGCAGGCCGCCGCCAAAGCCGCCAACCAGCCGTTCACCAAACAGATTCCCTCACCGTGGAACGCTCCCCAGGGTCCCGGCCATCCCAACACGCCGATGGGCCTCAACAACGGCATGATCGCCCCCCTCGTTCCCTACGCCCTCCGCGGCGCCATCTGGTATCAGGGCGAGTCCAACGCCGGCCGCGCCAGCGAATACCGCGCCCTCTTCTCCGCCATGATCACCGGCTGGCGCTCGCAGTTCGCACAGGGCGATTTCCCGTTCTACTGGGTCCAGCTCGCCAACTACCAGAGCCCCATCGACACCGCCTGGGCGTTCCTCCGCGAAGCTCAAACCCAGACGCTTTCCCTCCCCGCCACCGGCCAGGCCGTCATCGTCGACATCGGTGACGTCCGCGACATCCACCCGCGCAACAAGAAGGATGTCGGCCGCCGCCTCGCCCGTCTGGCGCTCGTCCGTGACTACGGTTTCAAGATCGTCGACAGCGGTCCCGTCTTCGAAAAAGCCGAGCGCAAAGACAGCAGCTTCGTCGTGAGCTTCACCAAATCCGACAGCGGCCTCAACGCCCCGCTCAACGATCTCGGCGGCTTCGAACTCGCCGGCGAAGACAAGGTCTTCAAGCCCGCCCAGGCCAAGATTGAAGGCGCCACCGTCGTCGTGACCAGCGCCGAAGTCCCCGCGCCCGTCGCCGTTCGCTACGCCTGGCGCAACGCCCCTCTGGCCGGCCTCTTCAACAAAGAAGGCCTCCCCGCCGTGCCGTTCCGCAGCGACTCCTGGTAA